Proteins from a genomic interval of Phlebotomus papatasi isolate M1 chromosome 3, Ppap_2.1, whole genome shotgun sequence:
- the LOC129807744 gene encoding chymotrypsin-like protease CTRL-1 produces MIWGLCFLAIVAQRSALAQVSGEFWWLNPALMEAAGKNRQEKEFREEGRSEEPEDDSIDCFCVPKCQCDDPPVDLVFESEKHDSCAPMEKCCHLLKLPIPANCSSSITFTENTLEHDGSPLAIKEFPWLLSLSYETLPNVCGAAILTSTAAVTAAHCVAGTKYPSSYSIRTTEGYERILSEIIQHRGYYSGGRFNDLALIKWEKPLATPHGSNVIQLADNEDLTDENSSCFAIELDNNHPIPLNVMSPFLCEAILREGRLGRRFQLHSSFLCAVSDLPGTCKAQGGNLLVCQKPGSIPLLAGVASWGFKCNEPRIFTNISVFSNWINDNLIKYYF; encoded by the exons ATGATCTGGGGATTGTGTTTTCTGGCCATTGTGGCCCAAAGAAGTGCCCTGGCGCAAGTGTCCGGGGAATTTTGGTGGCTAAACCCTGCGCTAATGGAAGCAGCTGGAAAGAATCGTCAGGAGAAGGAATTCCGGGAAGAGGGAAGATCCGAGGAGCCTGAGGATGATTCCATTGATTGTTTCTGCGTGCCAAAGTGTCAGTGTGATGATCCTCCTGTGGATTTGGTGTTtgaaagtgaaaaaca TGATTCGTGCGCGCCAATGGAGAAATGCTGTCACCTTCTGAAACTGCCCATCCCGGCAAACTGTTCATCCAGCATCACCTTCACGGAGAATACCCTGGAGCATGATGGGAGTCCATTGGCCATTAAGGAGTTTCCCTGGCTTCTGTCGCTGTCCTATGAGACACTTCCCAATGTCTGTGGAGCTGCAATCTTGACTTCAACAGCAGCCGTTACTGCTGCACATTGCGTTGCTGG AACCAAATACCCTTCATCCTATTCAATCAGAACCACCGAAGGGTACGAGAGAATCTTGAGTGAGATCATCCAGCACCGAGGCTACTATTCAGGCGGGAGATTCAATGATTTGGCTCTGATTAAATGGGAAAAGCCTCTAGCAACCCCCCATGGATCCAATGTCATCCAATTAGCCGATAATGAAGACCTCACTGATGAAAATTCTTCCTGCTTCGCCATTGAACTGGACAATAACCATCCCATTCCTCTGAACGTGATGTCTCCTTTTCTCTGCGAGGCAATCCTGCGAGAAGGACGCCTCGGCCGAAGGTTTCAGCTCCACTCTAGCTTCCTCTGCGCCGTGAGCGACCTCCCAGGAACCTGCAAAGCTCAAGGAGGGAATCTCCTAGTGTGCCAGAAGCCTGGAAGCATTCCCCTTCTGGCTGGAGTGGCATCATGGGGTTTCAAGTgcaatgagccaagaatctttaCAAATATATCTGTATTTTCCAATTGGAtcaatgataatttaattaaatattatttttaa
- the LOC129807743 gene encoding mitochondrial import inner membrane translocase subunit TIM44: MQTVVKMSTIRSTLRLQKHLLSKLPANGAVSSQRLYAQQRPGFFSQFIENIKQEMEKNKEMKESLKKFREEAEKLEQSEALKSARQKFNTVESEASKSSEVLRERLEGIKEKVHDVFEEASKTDLGKKASQFSEELSRSARGVSESIAEKGQQLGKSGAFQSISSATEAVKKEIGTQGMAGRVYRSPAKLRKRVEVAAASTERIFEANDDARGIELHKDSKFYQSWEDFKNNNAYVNKVLDWKMKYEESENPVIRASRLLTDKVSDVMGNLFSKTELSETLTEICKIDPNFEQKQFLRDCETDIIPNILEAMVRGNLEILKDWCFESTFNVIATPISQAQKAGYYLDSKILDIENVDLAMGKVMEQGPVLIITFQSQQIMCVRDSKKSVVEGDPEKVMRVNYVWVLCRDPSELNPKSAWRLMDLSANSTEQFV, encoded by the exons ATG CAGACCGTTGTGAAAATGTCCACGATACGCTCCACACTTCGACTGCAAAAACATTTGCTGAGCAAATTGCCCGCGAATGGAGCGGTGTCTTCACAG aggCTGTATGCACAACAGCGACCCGGATTCTTTTCCCAATTCATCGAGAATATCAAGCAGGAGATGGAGAAGAACAAGGAGATGAAGGAGAGTTTGAAGAAATTCCGTGAGGAAGCTGAAAAATTGGAGCAATCGGAAGCACTAAAGTCAGCCCGGCAGAAGTTCAATACCGTCGAATCGGAGGCTTCAAAGAGTTCAGAAGTGCTGCGAGAGAGGCTGGAAGGTATCAAGGAGAAGGTGCATGATGTGTTTGAGGAGGCTTCAAAGACGGATTTGGGTAAGAAAGCTAGTCAATTTAGTGAAGAGCTTTCGAGGTCCGCGCGGGGAGTTTCGGAGTCAATAGCCGAGAAAGGGCAGCAATTGGGGAAGAGTGGGGCATTTCAGAGCATTTCCAGTGCCACGGAGGCGGTCAAGAAGGAAATTGGGACACAGGGGATGGCCGGAAGGGTGTACAGGAGTCCAGCAAAGCTCCGGAAACGCGTAGAAGTGGCTGCAGCGAGTACAGAGAGAATCTTCGAGGCCAATGACGATGCCCGAGGCATTGAGTTGCACAAAGACAGCAAATTCTACCAATCCTGGGAGGATTTCAAGAACAATAATGCCTACGTGAACAAAGTCCTGGACTGGAAGATGAAATACGAAGAATCTGAGAATCCTGTGATCAGGGCTTCGAGATTGCTGACAGACAAAGTGTCTGATGTTATGGGAAATCTCTTCTCCAAGACAGAATTGTCAGAAACCCTGACAGAAATCTGCAAGATTGATCCGAATTTCGAGCAGAAGCAATTCCTCCGTGATTGCGAAACTGACATTATTCCAAATATCCTGGAAGCCATGGTGAGGGGAAATCTGGAAATTCTGAAGGATTGGTGCTTCGAGAGCACGTTCAATGTGATAGCAACACCAATAAGTCAAGCCCAGAAGGCTGGATACTATCTGGACTCAAAAATCCTCGACATTGAGAATGTCGACCTGGCCATGGGGAAGGTGATGGAACAGGGCCCAGTACTCATCATCACCTTCCAGTCTCAACAGATCATGTGCGTCAGAGATTCCAAGAAATCCGTCGTCGAGGGTGATCCTGAAAAAGTGATGAGAGTAAATTACGTTTGGGTACTCTGCCGAGATCCCAGTGAACTCAATCCCAAATCTGCCTGGAGACTCATGGACCTCTCTGCCAACAGCACTGAGCAATTTGTTTAA
- the LOC129807745 gene encoding uncharacterized protein LOC129807745 yields the protein MCRPTPKKCLCGESDESRRDSSSEDDSSDSDEDGAAAIPIDYRPSPTRRNDFHENGVDKGPFESTLRPELGPIARPRGPQDYRNQSEAPTPSVQRVTVRGNYCIYCHEKGYNTDIVHSHRMQIFGGPVICPYLRVIVCPKCGASGDNAHTVDYCPRNRFRTLQEIEQEIRHEQYMEKVMGVFYFLGKYSLFPPQQTQPNGPPVPAGNTNEPWFFRKWPNWRDYTINPARI from the coding sequence ATGTGCAGGCCAACTCCGAAAAAGTGTCTTTGTGGTGAGAGTGACGAATCAAGAAGAGATTCATCAAGTGAAGATGATTCCTCGGATAGTGATGAGGATGGTGCAGCAGCTATTCCGATTGATTATCGGCCGTCGCCGACAAGGAGGAATGACTTTCATGAGAATGGTGTCGATAAGGGTCCATTTGAATCTACCCTTCGACCAGAACTGGGTCCTATTGCGCGTCCCAGGGGTCCTCAGGATTATCGTAACCAATCAGAGGCGCCGACGCCATCGGTCCAGAGAGTTACTGTGAGGGGAAATTACTGTATCTACTGCCATGAGAAAGGCTACAACACGGACATCGTTCACTCTCATCGGATGCAAATCTTCGGAGGACCTGTCATCTGCCCCTATTTGAGGGTCATCGTCTGCCCCAAGTGTGGAGCTTCCGGCGACAATGCACACACTGTCGACTACTGCCCTAGGAATCGCTTCAGGACACTCCAGGAGATTGAACAGGAAATTAGGCATGAGCAGTACATGGAGAAAGTAATGGGAGTATTCTACTTCCTGGGGAAGTATAGTCTCTTTCCTCCCCAACAGACGCAACCTAATGGGCCACCCGTTCCCGCGGGGAATACAAACGAGCCCTGGTTCTTCAGGAAATGGCCAAACTGGAGGGACTACACAATTAATCCTGCgcgaatttaa